A single genomic interval of Sphaerodactylus townsendi isolate TG3544 linkage group LG08, MPM_Stown_v2.3, whole genome shotgun sequence harbors:
- the LOC125438184 gene encoding 40S ribosomal protein S29-like, with protein MGHQQLYWSHPRKFGQGSRSCRICSNCHGLIRKYGLNMCRQFFCQYAKDIGFLKLD; from the coding sequence ATGGGCCACCAGCAGCTCTACTGGAGCCACCCGAGGAAGTTCGGGCAGGGGTCGCGCTCCTGCCGCATCTGCTCCAACTGCCACGGCCTGATCCGCAAGTACGGCCTCAACATGTGCCGCCAGTTCTTCTGCCAGTACGCCAAGGACATTGGCTTCCTCAAGCTCGACTGA